Proteins co-encoded in one Acanthopagrus latus isolate v.2019 chromosome 10, fAcaLat1.1, whole genome shotgun sequence genomic window:
- the agfg2 gene encoding arf-GAP domain and FG repeat-containing protein 2 isoform X2, with product MRPQGPRAGPVRSKQTLLRVQPARGDIHRHHGGQLRVHVVLRNALHKRHSWSFFPASELRFISSWCRRGLNPPHRVKSISMTTFSQQEVEFLQNHGNEVGRRTWLCVFDPKTDGCSDMKDSQKFKEFLQDKYEKKKWHFSKSKNRRDVEGPWSPGVQPVPPSHGPLANQAPSHNMPPNARSTRPLSQSQLPSWDRAPAISPADMRTDVFTARPSRSQSFRDPPLKDPTLCGIERQRPGSLSSALGAQSHAPSFPALPRPSASSSFKNHFTLGRTISASGATGPFRAFPKSLSVDFGGLNHPQAQPLPQSLSQQQQQQQQHQQQPGGVGHATTTAPPVSGSNASDRYAAVLQLDSVFSDTTPTTAPPGGPPQYSTIFGSRLSSSSTPASSPGVDTVSSSQTFANFPNPFSSSSQQPVALSPSNPFSNASGGDSGAFVTSPTSVFPPSASFPAPATQNAFPHESASNQEANGFASFPASDSQPKVPRPMSVNPFTGNVYPSRGTSRNPFI from the exons ATGCGCCCGCAAGGTCCGCGAGCTGGCCCAGTCCGGAGTAAACAAACACTGCTTCGAGTGCAACCAGCCCGGGGTGACATACACCGACATCACGGTGGGCAGCTTCGTGTGCACGTCGTGCTCCGGAATGCT CTTCATAAGCGACATAGCTGGTCATTTTTCCCAGCTTCTGAGTTACGGTTCATTTCGTCATGGTGCAG GAGAGGCCTCAACCCTCCCCACAGAGTCAAGTCCATCTCCATGACGACCTTCTcccaacaggaagtggaattCCTCCAGAACCATGGCAACGAG gtcgGCAGGAGGACTTGGCTCTGTGTGTTCGATCCAAAGACGGACGGCTGCTCCGACATGAAGGACTCGCAGAAGTTCAAAGAGTTTCTCCAGGACAAATATGAGAAGAAAAAGTG GCATTTTTCCAAAAGTAAGAACCGGAGGGACGTCGAGGGTCCGTGGAGCCCGGGGGTCCAGCCAGTGCCCCCCTCTCATGGTCCCTTAGCGAACCAGGCCCCCTCGCATAACATGCCCCCCAACGCCAGATCTACAAGACCGCTG TCCCAGTCCCAGCTGCCGTCATGGGATCGAGCTCCTGCGATCTCGCCTGCCGACATGCGGACGGACGTGTTCACCGCTCGGCCGTCGCGCTCCCAAAGCTTCAGGGACCCCCCGCTTAAAG ATCCCACCCTGTGTGGGATAGAGAGACAGCGGCCAGGCTCCCTGTCGTCAGCGCTCGGGGCTCAGAGCCACGCCCCCTCCTTCCCCGCCCTCCCACGGCCCTCAG CCAGTAGCTCTTTCAAAAACCACTTCACTTTAG GTCGTACAATATCAGCCTCGGGGGCCACGGGCCCCTTCAGGGCCTTCCCCAAGTCTCTCAGCGTTGACTTCGGAGGCCTGAACCATCCTCAGGCGCAGCCTCTGCCCCAGTCTctgtcccagcagcagcagcagcagcagcagcaccagcagcagcctggaggTGTCGGCCACGCGACGACGACGGCGCCGCCAGTGAGCGGCTCCAACGCCTCGGACAGATACGCCGCCGTGTTACAGCTGGACAGCGTCTTCTCTGACACGACGCCGACCACAG CTCCACCTGGTGGCCCTCCGCAGTACAGCACCATTTTCGGCAGCAGGCTCTCGTCCAGCTCCACTCCTGCCAG CTCCCCCGGTGTCGACACAGTGTCCAGCTCCCAGACCTTTGCAA ATTTCCCCAACCCATTCAGCTCCAGCTCCCAGCAGCCCGTCGCCCTCTCCCCCAGTAACCCCTTCAGCAACGCATCAGGAG gTGACTCCGGTGCGTTCGTCACTTCGCCCACCTCCGTTTTTCCTCCGTCCGCCTCCTTCCCGGCACCCGCTACCCAGAATGCATTTCCTCATGAGTCAGCGAGCAACCAGGAAGCCAACG gtttCGCCTCCTTCCCTGCGTCCGACTCCCAGCCCAAAGTCCCCCGGCCGATGTCGGTGAACCCGTTTACG GGGAATGTTTACCCCAGCCGAGGGACGTCGAGAAACCCTTTCATCTGA
- the agfg2 gene encoding arf-GAP domain and FG repeat-containing protein 2 isoform X5, producing the protein MSNRKHRDNQEICARKVRELAQSGVNKHCFECNQPGVTYTDITVGSFVCTSCSGMLRGLNPPHRVKSISMTTFSQQEVEFLQNHGNEVGRRTWLCVFDPKTDGCSDMKDSQKFKEFLQDKYEKKKWHFSKSKNRRDVEGPWSPGVQPVPPSHGPLANQAPSHNMPPNARSTRPLSQSQLPSWDRAPAISPADMRTDVFTARPSRSQSFRDPPLKDPTLCGIERQRPGSLSSALGAQSHAPSFPALPRPSASSSFKNHFTLGRTISASGATGPFRAFPKSLSVDFGGLNHPQAQPLPQSLSQQQQQQQQHQQQPGGVGHATTTAPPVSGSNASDRYAAVLQLDSVFSDTTPTTAPPGGPPQYSTIFGSRLSSSSTPASSPGVDTVSSSQTFANFPNPFSSSSQQPVALSPSNPFSNASGGDSGAFVTSPTSVFPPSASFPAPATQNAFPHESASNQEANGFASFPASDSQPKVPRPMSVNPFTGNVYPSRGTSRNPFI; encoded by the exons atgtcgAACCGAAAGCACCGGGACAACCAGGAGATATGCGCCCGCAAGGTCCGCGAGCTGGCCCAGTCCGGAGTAAACAAACACTGCTTCGAGTGCAACCAGCCCGGGGTGACATACACCGACATCACGGTGGGCAGCTTCGTGTGCACGTCGTGCTCCGGAATGCT GAGAGGCCTCAACCCTCCCCACAGAGTCAAGTCCATCTCCATGACGACCTTCTcccaacaggaagtggaattCCTCCAGAACCATGGCAACGAG gtcgGCAGGAGGACTTGGCTCTGTGTGTTCGATCCAAAGACGGACGGCTGCTCCGACATGAAGGACTCGCAGAAGTTCAAAGAGTTTCTCCAGGACAAATATGAGAAGAAAAAGTG GCATTTTTCCAAAAGTAAGAACCGGAGGGACGTCGAGGGTCCGTGGAGCCCGGGGGTCCAGCCAGTGCCCCCCTCTCATGGTCCCTTAGCGAACCAGGCCCCCTCGCATAACATGCCCCCCAACGCCAGATCTACAAGACCGCTG TCCCAGTCCCAGCTGCCGTCATGGGATCGAGCTCCTGCGATCTCGCCTGCCGACATGCGGACGGACGTGTTCACCGCTCGGCCGTCGCGCTCCCAAAGCTTCAGGGACCCCCCGCTTAAAG ATCCCACCCTGTGTGGGATAGAGAGACAGCGGCCAGGCTCCCTGTCGTCAGCGCTCGGGGCTCAGAGCCACGCCCCCTCCTTCCCCGCCCTCCCACGGCCCTCAG CCAGTAGCTCTTTCAAAAACCACTTCACTTTAG GTCGTACAATATCAGCCTCGGGGGCCACGGGCCCCTTCAGGGCCTTCCCCAAGTCTCTCAGCGTTGACTTCGGAGGCCTGAACCATCCTCAGGCGCAGCCTCTGCCCCAGTCTctgtcccagcagcagcagcagcagcagcagcaccagcagcagcctggaggTGTCGGCCACGCGACGACGACGGCGCCGCCAGTGAGCGGCTCCAACGCCTCGGACAGATACGCCGCCGTGTTACAGCTGGACAGCGTCTTCTCTGACACGACGCCGACCACAG CTCCACCTGGTGGCCCTCCGCAGTACAGCACCATTTTCGGCAGCAGGCTCTCGTCCAGCTCCACTCCTGCCAG CTCCCCCGGTGTCGACACAGTGTCCAGCTCCCAGACCTTTGCAA ATTTCCCCAACCCATTCAGCTCCAGCTCCCAGCAGCCCGTCGCCCTCTCCCCCAGTAACCCCTTCAGCAACGCATCAGGAG gTGACTCCGGTGCGTTCGTCACTTCGCCCACCTCCGTTTTTCCTCCGTCCGCCTCCTTCCCGGCACCCGCTACCCAGAATGCATTTCCTCATGAGTCAGCGAGCAACCAGGAAGCCAACG gtttCGCCTCCTTCCCTGCGTCCGACTCCCAGCCCAAAGTCCCCCGGCCGATGTCGGTGAACCCGTTTACG GGGAATGTTTACCCCAGCCGAGGGACGTCGAGAAACCCTTTCATCTGA
- the agfg2 gene encoding arf-GAP domain and FG repeat-containing protein 2 isoform X6, giving the protein MTTFSQQEVEFLQNHGNEVGRRTWLCVFDPKTDGCSDMKDSQKFKEFLQDKYEKKKWHFSKSKNRRDVEGPWSPGVQPVPPSHGPLANQAPSHNMPPNARSTRPLSQSQLPSWDRAPAISPADMRTDVFTARPSRSQSFRDPPLKDPTLCGIERQRPGSLSSALGAQSHAPSFPALPRPSASSSFKNHFTLGRTISASGATGPFRAFPKSLSVDFGGLNHPQAQPLPQSLSQQQQQQQQHQQQPGGVGHATTTAPPVSGSNASDRYAAVLQLDSVFSDTTPTTAPPGGPPQYSTIFGSRLSSSSTPASSPGVDTVSSSQTFANFPNPFSSSSQQPVALSPSNPFSNASGGDSGAFVTSPTSVFPPSASFPAPATQNAFPHESASNQEANGFASFPASDSQPKVPRPMSVNPFTGNVYPSRGTSRNPFI; this is encoded by the exons ATGACGACCTTCTcccaacaggaagtggaattCCTCCAGAACCATGGCAACGAG gtcgGCAGGAGGACTTGGCTCTGTGTGTTCGATCCAAAGACGGACGGCTGCTCCGACATGAAGGACTCGCAGAAGTTCAAAGAGTTTCTCCAGGACAAATATGAGAAGAAAAAGTG GCATTTTTCCAAAAGTAAGAACCGGAGGGACGTCGAGGGTCCGTGGAGCCCGGGGGTCCAGCCAGTGCCCCCCTCTCATGGTCCCTTAGCGAACCAGGCCCCCTCGCATAACATGCCCCCCAACGCCAGATCTACAAGACCGCTG TCCCAGTCCCAGCTGCCGTCATGGGATCGAGCTCCTGCGATCTCGCCTGCCGACATGCGGACGGACGTGTTCACCGCTCGGCCGTCGCGCTCCCAAAGCTTCAGGGACCCCCCGCTTAAAG ATCCCACCCTGTGTGGGATAGAGAGACAGCGGCCAGGCTCCCTGTCGTCAGCGCTCGGGGCTCAGAGCCACGCCCCCTCCTTCCCCGCCCTCCCACGGCCCTCAG CCAGTAGCTCTTTCAAAAACCACTTCACTTTAG GTCGTACAATATCAGCCTCGGGGGCCACGGGCCCCTTCAGGGCCTTCCCCAAGTCTCTCAGCGTTGACTTCGGAGGCCTGAACCATCCTCAGGCGCAGCCTCTGCCCCAGTCTctgtcccagcagcagcagcagcagcagcagcaccagcagcagcctggaggTGTCGGCCACGCGACGACGACGGCGCCGCCAGTGAGCGGCTCCAACGCCTCGGACAGATACGCCGCCGTGTTACAGCTGGACAGCGTCTTCTCTGACACGACGCCGACCACAG CTCCACCTGGTGGCCCTCCGCAGTACAGCACCATTTTCGGCAGCAGGCTCTCGTCCAGCTCCACTCCTGCCAG CTCCCCCGGTGTCGACACAGTGTCCAGCTCCCAGACCTTTGCAA ATTTCCCCAACCCATTCAGCTCCAGCTCCCAGCAGCCCGTCGCCCTCTCCCCCAGTAACCCCTTCAGCAACGCATCAGGAG gTGACTCCGGTGCGTTCGTCACTTCGCCCACCTCCGTTTTTCCTCCGTCCGCCTCCTTCCCGGCACCCGCTACCCAGAATGCATTTCCTCATGAGTCAGCGAGCAACCAGGAAGCCAACG gtttCGCCTCCTTCCCTGCGTCCGACTCCCAGCCCAAAGTCCCCCGGCCGATGTCGGTGAACCCGTTTACG GGGAATGTTTACCCCAGCCGAGGGACGTCGAGAAACCCTTTCATCTGA
- the agfg2 gene encoding arf-GAP domain and FG repeat-containing protein 2 isoform X1 produces MRPQGPRAGPVRSKQTLLRVQPARGDIHRHHGGQLRVHVVLRNAQLHKRHSWSFFPASELRFISSWCRRGLNPPHRVKSISMTTFSQQEVEFLQNHGNEVGRRTWLCVFDPKTDGCSDMKDSQKFKEFLQDKYEKKKWHFSKSKNRRDVEGPWSPGVQPVPPSHGPLANQAPSHNMPPNARSTRPLSQSQLPSWDRAPAISPADMRTDVFTARPSRSQSFRDPPLKDPTLCGIERQRPGSLSSALGAQSHAPSFPALPRPSASSSFKNHFTLGRTISASGATGPFRAFPKSLSVDFGGLNHPQAQPLPQSLSQQQQQQQQHQQQPGGVGHATTTAPPVSGSNASDRYAAVLQLDSVFSDTTPTTAPPGGPPQYSTIFGSRLSSSSTPASSPGVDTVSSSQTFANFPNPFSSSSQQPVALSPSNPFSNASGGDSGAFVTSPTSVFPPSASFPAPATQNAFPHESASNQEANGFASFPASDSQPKVPRPMSVNPFTGNVYPSRGTSRNPFI; encoded by the exons ATGCGCCCGCAAGGTCCGCGAGCTGGCCCAGTCCGGAGTAAACAAACACTGCTTCGAGTGCAACCAGCCCGGGGTGACATACACCGACATCACGGTGGGCAGCTTCGTGTGCACGTCGTGCTCCGGAATGCT CAGCTTCATAAGCGACATAGCTGGTCATTTTTCCCAGCTTCTGAGTTACGGTTCATTTCGTCATGGTGCAG GAGAGGCCTCAACCCTCCCCACAGAGTCAAGTCCATCTCCATGACGACCTTCTcccaacaggaagtggaattCCTCCAGAACCATGGCAACGAG gtcgGCAGGAGGACTTGGCTCTGTGTGTTCGATCCAAAGACGGACGGCTGCTCCGACATGAAGGACTCGCAGAAGTTCAAAGAGTTTCTCCAGGACAAATATGAGAAGAAAAAGTG GCATTTTTCCAAAAGTAAGAACCGGAGGGACGTCGAGGGTCCGTGGAGCCCGGGGGTCCAGCCAGTGCCCCCCTCTCATGGTCCCTTAGCGAACCAGGCCCCCTCGCATAACATGCCCCCCAACGCCAGATCTACAAGACCGCTG TCCCAGTCCCAGCTGCCGTCATGGGATCGAGCTCCTGCGATCTCGCCTGCCGACATGCGGACGGACGTGTTCACCGCTCGGCCGTCGCGCTCCCAAAGCTTCAGGGACCCCCCGCTTAAAG ATCCCACCCTGTGTGGGATAGAGAGACAGCGGCCAGGCTCCCTGTCGTCAGCGCTCGGGGCTCAGAGCCACGCCCCCTCCTTCCCCGCCCTCCCACGGCCCTCAG CCAGTAGCTCTTTCAAAAACCACTTCACTTTAG GTCGTACAATATCAGCCTCGGGGGCCACGGGCCCCTTCAGGGCCTTCCCCAAGTCTCTCAGCGTTGACTTCGGAGGCCTGAACCATCCTCAGGCGCAGCCTCTGCCCCAGTCTctgtcccagcagcagcagcagcagcagcagcaccagcagcagcctggaggTGTCGGCCACGCGACGACGACGGCGCCGCCAGTGAGCGGCTCCAACGCCTCGGACAGATACGCCGCCGTGTTACAGCTGGACAGCGTCTTCTCTGACACGACGCCGACCACAG CTCCACCTGGTGGCCCTCCGCAGTACAGCACCATTTTCGGCAGCAGGCTCTCGTCCAGCTCCACTCCTGCCAG CTCCCCCGGTGTCGACACAGTGTCCAGCTCCCAGACCTTTGCAA ATTTCCCCAACCCATTCAGCTCCAGCTCCCAGCAGCCCGTCGCCCTCTCCCCCAGTAACCCCTTCAGCAACGCATCAGGAG gTGACTCCGGTGCGTTCGTCACTTCGCCCACCTCCGTTTTTCCTCCGTCCGCCTCCTTCCCGGCACCCGCTACCCAGAATGCATTTCCTCATGAGTCAGCGAGCAACCAGGAAGCCAACG gtttCGCCTCCTTCCCTGCGTCCGACTCCCAGCCCAAAGTCCCCCGGCCGATGTCGGTGAACCCGTTTACG GGGAATGTTTACCCCAGCCGAGGGACGTCGAGAAACCCTTTCATCTGA
- the agfg2 gene encoding arf-GAP domain and FG repeat-containing protein 2 isoform X4 gives MRPQGPRAGPVRSKQTLLRVQPARGDIHRHHGGQLRVHVVLRNAQLHKRHSWSFFPASELRFISSWCRRGLNPPHRVKSISMTTFSQQEVEFLQNHGNEVGRRTWLCVFDPKTDGCSDMKDSQKFKEFLQDKYEKKKWHFSKSKNRRDVEGPWSPGVQPVPPSHGPLANQAPSHNMPPNARSTRPLSQSQLPSWDRAPAISPADMRTDVFTARPSRSQSFRDPPLKDPTLCGIERQRPGSLSSALGAQSHAPSFPALPRPSGRTISASGATGPFRAFPKSLSVDFGGLNHPQAQPLPQSLSQQQQQQQQHQQQPGGVGHATTTAPPVSGSNASDRYAAVLQLDSVFSDTTPTTAPPGGPPQYSTIFGSRLSSSSTPASSPGVDTVSSSQTFANFPNPFSSSSQQPVALSPSNPFSNASGGDSGAFVTSPTSVFPPSASFPAPATQNAFPHESASNQEANGFASFPASDSQPKVPRPMSVNPFTGNVYPSRGTSRNPFI, from the exons ATGCGCCCGCAAGGTCCGCGAGCTGGCCCAGTCCGGAGTAAACAAACACTGCTTCGAGTGCAACCAGCCCGGGGTGACATACACCGACATCACGGTGGGCAGCTTCGTGTGCACGTCGTGCTCCGGAATGCT CAGCTTCATAAGCGACATAGCTGGTCATTTTTCCCAGCTTCTGAGTTACGGTTCATTTCGTCATGGTGCAG GAGAGGCCTCAACCCTCCCCACAGAGTCAAGTCCATCTCCATGACGACCTTCTcccaacaggaagtggaattCCTCCAGAACCATGGCAACGAG gtcgGCAGGAGGACTTGGCTCTGTGTGTTCGATCCAAAGACGGACGGCTGCTCCGACATGAAGGACTCGCAGAAGTTCAAAGAGTTTCTCCAGGACAAATATGAGAAGAAAAAGTG GCATTTTTCCAAAAGTAAGAACCGGAGGGACGTCGAGGGTCCGTGGAGCCCGGGGGTCCAGCCAGTGCCCCCCTCTCATGGTCCCTTAGCGAACCAGGCCCCCTCGCATAACATGCCCCCCAACGCCAGATCTACAAGACCGCTG TCCCAGTCCCAGCTGCCGTCATGGGATCGAGCTCCTGCGATCTCGCCTGCCGACATGCGGACGGACGTGTTCACCGCTCGGCCGTCGCGCTCCCAAAGCTTCAGGGACCCCCCGCTTAAAG ATCCCACCCTGTGTGGGATAGAGAGACAGCGGCCAGGCTCCCTGTCGTCAGCGCTCGGGGCTCAGAGCCACGCCCCCTCCTTCCCCGCCCTCCCACGGCCCTCAG GTCGTACAATATCAGCCTCGGGGGCCACGGGCCCCTTCAGGGCCTTCCCCAAGTCTCTCAGCGTTGACTTCGGAGGCCTGAACCATCCTCAGGCGCAGCCTCTGCCCCAGTCTctgtcccagcagcagcagcagcagcagcagcaccagcagcagcctggaggTGTCGGCCACGCGACGACGACGGCGCCGCCAGTGAGCGGCTCCAACGCCTCGGACAGATACGCCGCCGTGTTACAGCTGGACAGCGTCTTCTCTGACACGACGCCGACCACAG CTCCACCTGGTGGCCCTCCGCAGTACAGCACCATTTTCGGCAGCAGGCTCTCGTCCAGCTCCACTCCTGCCAG CTCCCCCGGTGTCGACACAGTGTCCAGCTCCCAGACCTTTGCAA ATTTCCCCAACCCATTCAGCTCCAGCTCCCAGCAGCCCGTCGCCCTCTCCCCCAGTAACCCCTTCAGCAACGCATCAGGAG gTGACTCCGGTGCGTTCGTCACTTCGCCCACCTCCGTTTTTCCTCCGTCCGCCTCCTTCCCGGCACCCGCTACCCAGAATGCATTTCCTCATGAGTCAGCGAGCAACCAGGAAGCCAACG gtttCGCCTCCTTCCCTGCGTCCGACTCCCAGCCCAAAGTCCCCCGGCCGATGTCGGTGAACCCGTTTACG GGGAATGTTTACCCCAGCCGAGGGACGTCGAGAAACCCTTTCATCTGA
- the agfg2 gene encoding arf-GAP domain and FG repeat-containing protein 2 isoform X3 has product MCEQSIRRRDLQRRDAFTDHRAGPARLSAFCCPVCQLHKRHSWSFFPASELRFISSWCRRGLNPPHRVKSISMTTFSQQEVEFLQNHGNEVGRRTWLCVFDPKTDGCSDMKDSQKFKEFLQDKYEKKKWHFSKSKNRRDVEGPWSPGVQPVPPSHGPLANQAPSHNMPPNARSTRPLSQSQLPSWDRAPAISPADMRTDVFTARPSRSQSFRDPPLKDPTLCGIERQRPGSLSSALGAQSHAPSFPALPRPSASSSFKNHFTLGRTISASGATGPFRAFPKSLSVDFGGLNHPQAQPLPQSLSQQQQQQQQHQQQPGGVGHATTTAPPVSGSNASDRYAAVLQLDSVFSDTTPTTAPPGGPPQYSTIFGSRLSSSSTPASSPGVDTVSSSQTFANFPNPFSSSSQQPVALSPSNPFSNASGGDSGAFVTSPTSVFPPSASFPAPATQNAFPHESASNQEANGFASFPASDSQPKVPRPMSVNPFTGNVYPSRGTSRNPFI; this is encoded by the exons TCTATCCGTCGGAGGGATTTACAGCGCCGCGACGCATTCACTGACCACCGCGCCGGTCCGGCCAGGCTGTCTGCCTTCTGCTGCCCTGTGTGCCAA CTTCATAAGCGACATAGCTGGTCATTTTTCCCAGCTTCTGAGTTACGGTTCATTTCGTCATGGTGCAG GAGAGGCCTCAACCCTCCCCACAGAGTCAAGTCCATCTCCATGACGACCTTCTcccaacaggaagtggaattCCTCCAGAACCATGGCAACGAG gtcgGCAGGAGGACTTGGCTCTGTGTGTTCGATCCAAAGACGGACGGCTGCTCCGACATGAAGGACTCGCAGAAGTTCAAAGAGTTTCTCCAGGACAAATATGAGAAGAAAAAGTG GCATTTTTCCAAAAGTAAGAACCGGAGGGACGTCGAGGGTCCGTGGAGCCCGGGGGTCCAGCCAGTGCCCCCCTCTCATGGTCCCTTAGCGAACCAGGCCCCCTCGCATAACATGCCCCCCAACGCCAGATCTACAAGACCGCTG TCCCAGTCCCAGCTGCCGTCATGGGATCGAGCTCCTGCGATCTCGCCTGCCGACATGCGGACGGACGTGTTCACCGCTCGGCCGTCGCGCTCCCAAAGCTTCAGGGACCCCCCGCTTAAAG ATCCCACCCTGTGTGGGATAGAGAGACAGCGGCCAGGCTCCCTGTCGTCAGCGCTCGGGGCTCAGAGCCACGCCCCCTCCTTCCCCGCCCTCCCACGGCCCTCAG CCAGTAGCTCTTTCAAAAACCACTTCACTTTAG GTCGTACAATATCAGCCTCGGGGGCCACGGGCCCCTTCAGGGCCTTCCCCAAGTCTCTCAGCGTTGACTTCGGAGGCCTGAACCATCCTCAGGCGCAGCCTCTGCCCCAGTCTctgtcccagcagcagcagcagcagcagcagcaccagcagcagcctggaggTGTCGGCCACGCGACGACGACGGCGCCGCCAGTGAGCGGCTCCAACGCCTCGGACAGATACGCCGCCGTGTTACAGCTGGACAGCGTCTTCTCTGACACGACGCCGACCACAG CTCCACCTGGTGGCCCTCCGCAGTACAGCACCATTTTCGGCAGCAGGCTCTCGTCCAGCTCCACTCCTGCCAG CTCCCCCGGTGTCGACACAGTGTCCAGCTCCCAGACCTTTGCAA ATTTCCCCAACCCATTCAGCTCCAGCTCCCAGCAGCCCGTCGCCCTCTCCCCCAGTAACCCCTTCAGCAACGCATCAGGAG gTGACTCCGGTGCGTTCGTCACTTCGCCCACCTCCGTTTTTCCTCCGTCCGCCTCCTTCCCGGCACCCGCTACCCAGAATGCATTTCCTCATGAGTCAGCGAGCAACCAGGAAGCCAACG gtttCGCCTCCTTCCCTGCGTCCGACTCCCAGCCCAAAGTCCCCCGGCCGATGTCGGTGAACCCGTTTACG GGGAATGTTTACCCCAGCCGAGGGACGTCGAGAAACCCTTTCATCTGA